In the genome of Microbacterium endophyticum, one region contains:
- a CDS encoding carbohydrate ABC transporter permease yields the protein MSVLAPDRRRTRTRIVPTIVLLLGALYTLIPIIWVISASTKTSGELFTTFSFLPGTGFIDNIIDLSTFNNGQYWLWGLNSLIYAGGGALISTLVSASAGYALARFQFRGRALIFTILLAGVLLPQITLAIPQYFLMTNLGLANTYWSVLLPSIINPFGIYLACIYAQGSVPEETIEAARIDGASEFRVFRSLALPMMLPGLVTVFMLQFIGIWNNFLLPFIMLSDESMFPLTTGLYLLLNRGTGTPVLYTLAITGALISIIPLVAMMLFLQRYWRLDLLSGSLKG from the coding sequence ATGTCAGTCCTCGCTCCCGACCGGCGTCGCACTCGGACCCGCATCGTGCCCACGATCGTGCTGCTTCTGGGCGCGCTCTACACACTCATTCCCATTATTTGGGTGATCTCGGCGTCGACGAAGACGAGTGGTGAGCTTTTCACCACCTTCTCGTTTCTTCCCGGCACCGGATTTATCGACAACATCATTGATCTATCGACCTTCAACAATGGCCAGTACTGGCTATGGGGTCTTAATTCGCTGATCTATGCCGGCGGTGGGGCGCTCATTTCGACGCTCGTATCTGCCTCGGCCGGATATGCGCTGGCGCGATTCCAGTTCCGTGGTCGCGCACTCATCTTCACGATTCTGCTCGCGGGAGTGCTTCTCCCTCAGATCACACTCGCCATTCCGCAGTACTTCCTGATGACGAATCTCGGCCTCGCGAATACGTACTGGTCAGTGTTGCTGCCGAGCATCATCAACCCGTTCGGCATCTATCTCGCTTGCATCTACGCACAGGGGTCCGTGCCCGAAGAGACAATCGAGGCGGCACGAATCGACGGTGCGAGTGAATTCCGCGTCTTCCGCTCTCTCGCCTTGCCGATGATGTTGCCGGGGCTCGTGACGGTCTTCATGCTGCAGTTCATCGGAATCTGGAACAACTTCCTGTTGCCGTTCATCATGCTCAGCGACGAATCGATGTTCCCGCTGACGACGGGCCTCTACCTGTTGCTGAATCGCGGCACAGGAACCCCGGTTTTGTACACCCTTGCGATTACCGGCGCGCTCATCTCGATCATTCCGCTTGTGGCGATGATGCTGTTCCTGCAGCGGTACTGGCGACTCGATCTACTGAGCGGCAGTCTTAAGGGCTAA